A window of Rhododendron vialii isolate Sample 1 chromosome 11a, ASM3025357v1 contains these coding sequences:
- the LOC131306794 gene encoding uncharacterized protein LOC131306794, with translation MRGLNSRIAPEKILVQIVDKRPVTYEVTTYEVTGAPRKPEGGHKRTSSKGRPLTIHDNSRSREGRMALRPTRSKSHRREESVAYSKSVPHSEDLLDKKRQEIEEYARLIKKQEHEIRELERIKEHPEDSGLSWRNYRGDGNAMVKYRKAASRGRRNKSRSPTPRRHKASPRKGGRRSKSRTPERRRASSRRSRSRSPSSEEERTRKHHRDRYERPDFDWEKTRPNKTKGQEDETMTA, from the exons atgagaggGCTTAATAGCAGGATAGCTCCTGAGAAgatattggtccaaatagttgatAAAAGACCAGTTACATATGAAGTGACTACAtatgaagtgactg gggctccgagaaagcctgAAGGCGGACATAAGAGGACCTcaagtaagggccgcccccttactATTCATGACAACTCCAGGAGTAGGGAAGGAAGGATGGCCTTAAGGCCCacaaggagtaaatcccatcgaagggaaGAATCAGTTGCATATTCAAAAAGTGTGCCCCACAGTGAAGATCTCCTTGACAAGAaaaggcaagaaatcgaggaatatgctcgCCTGATTAAGAAACAAGAGCATGAAATTCGGGAGTTAGAACGGATCAAAGAACACCCAgaggactctggactttcaTGGAGAAATTACAGGGGAGATGGGAATGCTATGGTAAAATACAGAAAGGCtgcttcacgaggaagaaggaacaAAAGCAGAAGTCCCActccaaggcgacataaagcttctccacgaaaagggggGAGAAGAAGTAAGAGCCGAACACCGGAACGacgaagggcttcttcaagaaGGAGCAGGAGCCGAAGTCCTTCCTCTGAGGAAGAAAGGACTAGAAAACACCATagggataggtacgagagacctgatttcGATTGGGAAAAGACTAGACCCAATAAAACAAAGGGACAagaagatgaaaccatgactgcatga